Genomic segment of Pelmatolapia mariae isolate MD_Pm_ZW linkage group LG6, Pm_UMD_F_2, whole genome shotgun sequence:
ccaaggggacctggattttggtccccacggtgcagaaagtccccaccaggatagtaaaagtcagattttggtccccaccaggatagtacgaacccgtacacacacacacacacacacacacacacacacacacacacaggtaggtAAACAGGGATGACCCTTTGCTGACTGGACTGTTTGCTCACAGTGCCACATATAATACTTATGAGATCAAGAAGCCTCACACTGCATATTAATGGGGCTTTCAAATGAACCACTTCGATACCAGAACTGCATTACAGCACTGAacagagtgtctgtgtgtgtgcacatgtgtgtacGCTTTCTTCTTCCTTGTTGTTTATAGTGTTCAGCAAAGAACCTGAAGAACATCTCAGAGCTTTTCTACTATGCTCAAAAGGCAGTTCTCCACCCCACAGGTCCCCTCTACTGTCCAGAGAAAAAAGATGTAAGGATAAATGTACACTACATGACTCTTGAGCTGTTTAGTGTTCTGAGTTTGTTTTGAATTAAGGGCTGGATTTGAACTCTTAGCAGaacctgattttgtttaaagaaCGTTTGATGTGTGTCCATAATTTTTCAGATGAAGCCACTTTGTGTAAAAGCTCTCACTCGAATCTTCAAAGTGTCAGACCTAGATAACGATGGTAATCTCAACGACAACGAGCTCAACTTTTTTCAGGTAAACTGGTTAAAATAGAATTTGCAGGCGGTCTTTATTGTTCTCTCCTTTCGGTGGGAGACAGTGAGCTAATTCAAATAACAACATTTGCCTGTCTGCCCATAGCGGACGTGCTTCAACACCCCCTTGGAGCCTCAGGCGTTAGAGGATGTAAAAAATGTGGTGAGGAAGAATTTAATTGATGGCGTGTGTGACAACGGCCTCACTCTTAAAGGTAGGAGTGATGGGACGTATTTCTGATGCTTATGTACATACAAGCTCGTCTCACAGTGGGATTcctgaaatttatttatttttttttcctctccaggATTTTTGTTTCTCCACACGCTGTTCATTCAGCGAGGACGCCATGAAACAACCTGGACAGTACTCAGGCGATTCGGATATGATGATGACCTGGAGTTAAATCAGGACTATCTCTTCCCTCCGTGAGTTTTACTTTGACATCTAAGCAACTAAAATCTGCTCCTGCTCTTGCACCTCATTATATTTCCATTTGGCTGTTGGTTTGTGGCACTCTGTTGAATCATTTCCTTCCTTATTTGCTTGTttgatacattttttaaatatgcttgcatttattttatgtgttaaatatgaataaatgttGTTATTTCTCCCTCTCTAGGTTGAAAATTCCCCCGGACTGCACTACTGAGCTCAACCATAATGCCTACCTCTTCCTCCAGAGCGTCTTTGACAAACACGATAAGGTACAGTCCTGTATATCTGGTTCTGTATTTACTTTGGCCTTCACCCTGATGAGACACAAACAAGAAGTTGCTGAGTATTCAGCATTTAGGAAGGCACTTTCCCACAGTCAAGTGTGACCACCTGCTGAGGTGTGATGTAACTCCTTGCAGCTGAGGAGGGATTGGCAGGGAGAATTAGCCATGAGGTTAGAAGAGTCAAAGAGTGAAAGTGACAGCTTGTGTCAAGATCTGCTTTCTCTCATAGTGATTAGTGTCCCGCTGTGAATGTGTGCCTTCAGTCTGTCATGTTTGTTTTCTCAGGTAGAAATGACAGACAGCCAGCTTAGTCAATTCTTTTTCTGAAATCTATCAAACTAGAGCAGTTTGTTCAGTGTACATTCACCCACAAAATCCCACAGGAAATTATTCCTGCCACGAGCACCCTGTTCCTTATTTAGGTGTAGCTGTACACAGTAACTGATCCTTGTGTCTGTTAGGACCGTGACTGCGCCTTGTCACCAGAGGAGCTGAGGGACTTGTTTGATGTTTTTCCCTACATGCCCTGGGGGCCAGATGTCAATAACACAGTTTGCACTAATGACCAAGGCTGGATCACCTACCAGGGGTATctctcacagtggacgtaagtAGGCATTAAACTGGTGTCCATGTTTATATGTTTCTGCTTGTTGAATGCTCCGATTGACTGATCAGCCACAACAGTAAAGCCACTGACACTTGTACAGAAACCTTTGAAACTGGCATTTACAAGGACACAGTGTAAACCAAACATATCCCTAAAGTAATGTTCCTCCCCGGTGGCAGTGGTCTCCCACTTCCAGTGCTTTTCACCACACTCTAAAAAGCACTGACAGGAGAGAGCATAACAAAGAGTCCAAAGTTTTCATGTGGCATCCAAATTGAGTAAGCTATCTGCAGGATCTGTCAGGGAAAGCCCAATTAATGGAGGTCCCACCCCACAGCACTTGCAACCCTACAGCCAAATTCTGATACAGGAAAGTCCTGTGTCCTTGCCCTGATGGGTCAGGACAATTCAGGGACACAACAAAgaactattaaaataataaactgcTAATTTAATATCgttgtttaaatataaaataatattagttaCATTACTGTATATGAGTTCATGTGTCTTAACTtcagctgccttttgttcagGTTAACAACTTATCTGGATGTCCAAAGATGTTTGGAGTATTTGGGGTATCTTGGTTACTCAATAATTGCTGAGCAGGAGTCCCAAGCTGCAGGAATTACAGGTAAACTCTACCATGTAATCCTCATTTAATCACAATAATCCTTGTTTTAAGAACAGTTAAATGGTGTAGTTGACTCTGTTGGACTGTGCACAGCAGCTGTCTGAACTGATCCTCTGGTACTTGTGTTTGTATgtggtttcctttctgcagtgACCAGGGATAAGAAGATTGACCTGCAGAAGAAGCAGACCCAGCGCAGCGTCTTCCGCTGTAATGTTTTTGGAGACATTGGCAGTGGCAAGAGTGGCTTCCTACAAGCCTTTCTGGGTAGAAACCTCATGGTAAGCAGAACTAAGCACCAGCTCAGCCATCCACTACACCTGGATATAAGAGTGCGGGTGCAACTTTTGCAATGCTGTCAGCATTGCAATAGCTATAGAATGAGCAGTGCACATAGGCTTGCAGTCGCATATTGAAGAGGTGTTCAAAAAGGTGTTTTGCATGTTTAAGTGGGGTATATTATGTGAGAGGCTTAGATTGGGCTGCCTGAACTGGATTTCAGGCTTTGCCATAAACATGTTTTGCTTTACCCTGACTGAAACCGTGTTTACTCTGAGACACagcaagtataaaaaaaaaaaaaagttccagtaaaaagatttatttaaatGCCTTAACTCTGTACATTTGGGATTATgtcaatatatatttttttgcattGCTGCATGTATTGAAAATGTCATTCACATCATGTTTTAATTGACGCCAGATCCTCTTCTGTCTTCTCAGCGCCAGAAGACCATTAAAGAGGAGCACAGATCCTACTATGCCATCAATACAACCTATGTTTACGGCCAGGAGAAATACCTTCTTGTGAGTATCAAACACACTGCTTTAATCATTAATGAAAACACATGACGGCACATATATCTTCTATCCTTGCAGTGTGGACACTTTCTTccaggcagatttttttttttaaacataaagttACTCTAATTATTTCTCAGATTGGGCACTTTAATGTAGCTCctatacttttattacacattaTATATGTGctgaccttcagtaacagtacaAATGTGTCTTGTACGTGAGGTTGTCAACTGTGATCCATGAAGGCCAGCCCAGCTTGAGGTTGGCTGTTCTTAGCACGCTCTATGTAAGCTTCTTATCATGCTCGCCTAATGCTTTTGTCAAGCCAGCATTTGTACTTGCTTAACAAAGGCATTAGCACTGCTGTGCCTATTTTGACAAAGTGCAAGCACAGTGCATGTGCTGTAGGGATACAGAGGAACAGTTGTTGTAAAGTTGTAGGCAAAATATTGAATACCATAGCATACTGGCTACTTTTAGATGGCAACATTTAGCAGATGAACCTCAGTAGTTGAAATGGTATTGATTTGCACATTGACTGCACTGTTTGTTTTGACACTGGTTAAAGGACCTTTAAAAGGTTCACCCTCCAGGGTGGATTCCACTCCCTCTGTCCTGGCATCCATAGTGAAGCACAACAACTCTGTTTGTCTTGGCACTTATAGACAGCTGGAGAACAAATAATTCATGAGTGTGATTCACTCTGTTGTCCTTGGATGGTTGTGTGCTTCTCATCACTCTGGTTTTCATCACTGTGGGTTGGTTTTTAAACTGGTTAGATACTTACTGTACAGTAGTTAACTAAAAGtaagtatctatctatctgactTTGACCATTTTTCCCTCTGTAATGTCATGTGCTTGTGCACTTCTGGGTTGCACTGGTTCTGCTTACAGCACAGCTGCTATTTTTAGATTGCTCCCTGTACAAATTCCTCaacttgtgtgtctgcagtttcATCATGGACATCAAACCTGCACTGAGACAAGACATCAATGTCTGTgttaaacagaaacaacaaaggTCTATGGGGCCCTCTGGTGATCTGGTCATCAGATCTGGAGCACAATGAATGCTCATTTTAttcgttttttttgttttgtttttttaactcagACTTGGTTGCACTCATGAACTTGGCTAGCAGGGTAAGACAGGGACACACAAAGTTGCTGGTCTAAGGGAAACCAGCACTGTGTTTGTCCCTCACCAATgcactgaaaacacattttcttgtaCACTTCTCACTGTTTACAGATTTGTGTCCCTGCAACTTTTACCCTAAAATGAAATTCATTCCAAGAGTCGCTGTTTCCAAACACTAGATGAACTCCAACACACATCCTAGACacacaaattttaaaaactggAATTCTAGGAAGCAATTGAAAAATGCCAGCAGCACTGCCGAATGAGATCACATTAAACTGAGTCAAATTAGCACAAACTCAGCATCTAACATGAAGTCCACACACATTCTACAAGCTATTTAAGCAACTGTGACCACTAGGGATGTGCCACCTTGAAGTCAAATTAAAGGAACTAAGGTTCAAACTCAGCTGTGTTCCTCTAGCTTAGTGGATTTTAATTAAGAGATTTAGAAAAGAGAGTATTTCCACTTTAACCACTTAATTTTAACCACCTTACCTCTCCAGCTTCACGAAGTGTTTCCTGACTTCGACTACCTGTCTGACGCTGATCTGGCCTGTGACATCGTCTGCCTAGTCTATGACGTCAGCAACCCTTACTCCTTTGAGTACTGCGCCAAGGTTTTCAAGGTAAAACTGTTTTTAGTGTTCACACTGTACCAAAACACAGATGTTTGTCCACTTAAAACAAAAGACCACCACAACCATAATCATTCATTAACGAGTCTTTCTCCTTCAGCAATACTTCATGGACAGCAAGACGCCATGTATGATGATTGCAGCAAAGTCAGACCTGCCAGAGGTCAAGCAGATGTATGGCTGCAGTCCTCTGGAGTTCTGTCGGAGGCACAAGATGCCCCCGCCTCAGTCTTTCACTTGTAACGCAGCCTCAGCACCCAACAGAGACATCTACACCAAACTTACCACCATGGCTATGTATCCGTAAGTATGCAGAAATTTGAAACATCAACCTGACTGTAAATGTAATACTTTGTAACgagtcacattttcacattagaTTCCCGAAAGGGTAAAAAGGTAACTAAGAACATAGTGAATTGTATTTAATTCAGAGAAATCCAATTATTT
This window contains:
- the rhot1b gene encoding mitochondrial Rho GTPase 1b isoform X2, with product MRKDVRILLVGEPKVGKTSLIMSLVSEEFPDVVPYRAEEITIPADVTPERVPTHIVDYSEAEQTDEQLFQEISKANVICIVYAVNNKKSIEKVTSHWIPLITENTDKDSRVPLILVGNKSDLVEHSSMETILPIMNQYSEIETCVECSAKNLKNISELFYYAQKAVLHPTGPLYCPEKKDMKPLCVKALTRIFKVSDLDNDGNLNDNELNFFQRTCFNTPLEPQALEDVKNVVRKNLIDGVCDNGLTLKGFLFLHTLFIQRGRHETTWTVLRRFGYDDDLELNQDYLFPPLKIPPDCTTELNHNAYLFLQSVFDKHDKDRDCALSPEELRDLFDVFPYMPWGPDVNNTVCTNDQGWITYQGYLSQWTLTTYLDVQRCLEYLGYLGYSIIAEQESQAAGITVTRDKKIDLQKKQTQRSVFRCNVFGDIGSGKSGFLQAFLGRNLMRQKTIKEEHRSYYAINTTYVYGQEKYLLLHEVFPDFDYLSDADLACDIVCLVYDVSNPYSFEYCAKVFKQYFMDSKTPCMMIAAKSDLPEVKQMYGCSPLEFCRRHKMPPPQSFTCNAASAPNRDIYTKLTTMAMYPHVSQADLKSSTFWLRASVGATVFAVLGFAMYRVLLKTR
- the rhot1b gene encoding mitochondrial Rho GTPase 1b isoform X1 encodes the protein MRKDVRILLVGEPKVGKTSLIMSLVSEEFPDVVPYRAEEITIPADVTPERVPTHIVDYSEAEQTDEQLFQEISKANVICIVYAVNNKKSIEKVTSHWIPLITENTDKDSRVPLILVGNKSDLVEHSSMETILPIMNQYSEIETCVECSAKNLKNISELFYYAQKAVLHPTGPLYCPEKKDMKPLCVKALTRIFKVSDLDNDGNLNDNELNFFQRTCFNTPLEPQALEDVKNVVRKNLIDGVCDNGLTLKGFLFLHTLFIQRGRHETTWTVLRRFGYDDDLELNQDYLFPPLKIPPDCTTELNHNAYLFLQSVFDKHDKDRDCALSPEELRDLFDVFPYMPWGPDVNNTVCTNDQGWITYQGYLSQWTLTTYLDVQRCLEYLGYLGYSIIAEQESQAAGITVTRDKKIDLQKKQTQRSVFRCNVFGDIGSGKSGFLQAFLGRNLMRQKTIKEEHRSYYAINTTYVYGQEKYLLLHEVFPDFDYLSDADLACDIVCLVYDVSNPYSFEYCAKVFKQYFMDSKTPCMMIAAKSDLPEVKQMYGCSPLEFCRRHKMPPPQSFTCNAASAPNRDIYTKLTTMAMYPHARLRCMCTCNRCTFCLCQNFLNSELLQTVRAKLYAVVLRRHVSQADLKSSTFWLRASVGATVFAVLGFAMYRVLLKTR